The following proteins come from a genomic window of Desmospora profundinema:
- a CDS encoding peptide ABC transporter substrate-binding protein — protein sequence MKRRWIVGLTWLTVLSIALVGCTGVNTGAPENEGSADENQVLDMTIPAEPPTLDHSVTTDAVSFDFILNNVMDGLYRLNKDNKPEPAIASGIDITEDKSTYTFSLREANWSDGEPVTAHDFEYAWKRALDPETKAEYAFILYPIKNAEAYNSGEVSADQVGVRAIDEKTLQVELEAPTPYFLSLTTFATYFPLREDIVDKYGNEYATGADKMVYNGPFEVGEWKHEQSLTLKKNQSYWDRNTVKLETVNMNIVKDTSTGVNLYTAGEVDVASLDSALADAFKKSPEYLPITLAETQYIQFNTNNEFLSNAKIRKAISYAVDRESITKLLQDGSEPAYSFVPPSIFTSDNQIFREIAPDGHQYNPQEAQRLLEEGMEELGFTSKPRLTLLSFDDHRRQVAVAIQEQLKNTLDLDINIDPQPLRQKRDREAQRDFELSFISWRADYNDPQTYLDMWVTGGPFNRADWSNKEYDKLINDSVRNPDNEERTRNYVEAEKILLEGSPVAPVFYTGKIFLQKQYVKGIYRHPVGAELTLKWAYMDGKE from the coding sequence ATGAAGAGACGGTGGATTGTAGGCTTGACGTGGTTGACGGTTCTCAGTATCGCATTGGTAGGGTGTACCGGGGTGAACACTGGTGCTCCGGAAAACGAGGGCAGTGCAGATGAAAATCAAGTGTTGGATATGACAATCCCTGCCGAGCCTCCTACACTGGATCACTCTGTGACCACAGACGCGGTTTCCTTTGACTTTATTTTGAATAACGTGATGGACGGTTTATACCGATTGAACAAAGATAATAAACCGGAGCCGGCCATCGCTTCCGGAATCGACATTACGGAAGACAAGTCGACGTATACCTTCTCGTTGCGCGAAGCCAATTGGAGCGACGGAGAACCGGTGACGGCCCACGACTTCGAATATGCCTGGAAACGGGCATTGGATCCGGAAACCAAGGCAGAGTATGCGTTTATTTTGTACCCGATTAAAAATGCCGAAGCGTACAATTCCGGCGAAGTTTCCGCTGATCAGGTCGGAGTGAGGGCCATTGACGAAAAAACGCTGCAAGTGGAGCTGGAGGCGCCTACTCCATACTTTTTAAGCCTCACCACTTTCGCTACCTATTTCCCGTTGCGGGAAGACATTGTGGACAAGTATGGGAATGAGTATGCGACAGGTGCGGACAAGATGGTGTACAACGGTCCCTTTGAAGTAGGTGAGTGGAAGCATGAACAATCACTGACGCTGAAAAAGAATCAATCGTATTGGGATCGGAATACGGTTAAGCTGGAGACGGTCAATATGAACATCGTCAAGGATACTTCCACTGGGGTGAACCTGTATACCGCCGGTGAAGTGGATGTCGCCAGCCTGGACTCCGCTCTGGCGGATGCATTTAAAAAGAGCCCGGAATATTTGCCGATTACACTGGCCGAGACTCAGTACATCCAGTTCAACACCAACAACGAATTTTTGTCCAACGCAAAAATCCGTAAAGCAATCAGTTACGCAGTAGACCGTGAATCGATCACCAAGTTGCTGCAGGATGGATCGGAACCGGCATACTCGTTTGTTCCCCCCTCCATCTTTACGAGTGACAACCAGATATTCCGTGAGATAGCGCCGGACGGTCATCAGTATAATCCGCAGGAAGCCCAGCGGTTGTTAGAGGAGGGAATGGAGGAGCTTGGGTTTACCTCCAAACCACGACTTACCTTGCTCAGCTTTGACGATCACCGTCGTCAAGTGGCGGTTGCAATCCAGGAGCAGTTGAAAAACACCCTGGATCTGGATATCAATATCGATCCCCAGCCGCTCAGACAAAAGAGGGATCGGGAAGCGCAGCGGGATTTCGAACTTTCCTTTATCAGCTGGAGGGCCGACTACAATGATCCGCAGACCTATCTTGATATGTGGGTGACCGGAGGGCCGTTTAACCGTGCCGACTGGAGCAATAAGGAATACGATAAATTAATCAACGATTCGGTCCGAAATCCCGACAACGAAGAACGGACCCGAAACTATGTGGAAGCGGAGAAGATTCTGCTGGAAGGATCGCCTGTGGCACCTGTGTTCTATACAGGGAAGATCTTTTTGCAAAAACAGTATGTAAAAGGGATTTACCGTCATCCGGTAGGTGCGGAACTCACCTTGAAGTGGGCGTATATGGACGGAAAAGAATAG
- a CDS encoding aminotransferase-like domain-containing protein, whose protein sequence is MEWKPDRNSKIPIYQQIIDWIEQKITCGEWPPGSLLPSERRLSRILNVNRSTIVTVYQELAARGWVETKRRAGTYVSRDMWGAAPNHFPNWHQYAKEGTFLPNLPLLRRVRKEINDGECIDFAGDQSNSLFPRRQLQTNMRQNLFDAPLQYDHSHGYSPLRETIAAHAKTFHDIQAPSSSILVTSGAQQALFLITHSLLQPGDAIAMEQPSYFYSLPLFQSAGLRLFPLPLGKEGLDPEEIERLYRKHRIRMVFLNPTFQNPTGYTLPLEIRKKVVEKCAKLGIPIVEDDPFSLLSIHGSPPHALKAMDPGGLVLYIGSLSKTVASGLRMGWLIGPQEILDRLADVRQQMDYGLSIFPQWIAHQFLSSQEFMEHVSTLKNRLMDRQQFFVSIIQKHLQEKVEFILPQGGIHLWCKLKTPIRDGKLLDAAIQQSVLFVPGSVYGSPDGFVRFTYARAPKDQMEEGVQRFKKALSIFGV, encoded by the coding sequence ATGGAATGGAAACCGGATCGGAACAGTAAGATCCCCATCTATCAACAAATTATCGATTGGATCGAACAGAAAATCACTTGCGGGGAATGGCCTCCCGGAAGTCTTCTTCCTTCCGAACGAAGATTGTCCCGGATCTTGAATGTCAACCGGAGTACGATTGTAACGGTATATCAGGAATTGGCGGCCAGAGGTTGGGTTGAAACCAAGAGGCGGGCAGGAACTTACGTGAGTCGTGATATGTGGGGAGCGGCTCCAAACCATTTTCCCAATTGGCATCAATATGCCAAGGAAGGGACGTTTTTACCCAATCTCCCATTGTTGCGTCGGGTTCGCAAAGAAATCAATGATGGTGAGTGTATTGATTTTGCAGGTGATCAGTCCAACTCCTTGTTCCCAAGACGTCAGCTGCAAACGAACATGAGGCAAAATCTTTTTGATGCTCCGCTCCAATACGATCATTCCCATGGCTACAGTCCCTTACGGGAAACGATTGCTGCTCATGCGAAGACTTTTCATGACATTCAAGCTCCTTCTTCTTCGATTTTAGTGACATCAGGGGCCCAGCAAGCCCTGTTTCTAATTACCCATTCTCTTTTGCAGCCCGGAGACGCTATTGCAATGGAGCAACCATCTTACTTTTATTCGCTTCCTCTCTTCCAATCCGCCGGGTTACGTTTGTTCCCTTTGCCACTGGGTAAAGAAGGGCTGGATCCGGAAGAGATCGAGCGGCTTTACCGAAAACACCGCATTCGGATGGTGTTTTTAAATCCTACGTTTCAAAATCCCACCGGCTATACGCTGCCGTTGGAAATTCGTAAAAAAGTTGTGGAGAAATGCGCCAAGCTGGGAATCCCGATCGTGGAAGACGATCCGTTCAGCCTGCTTTCCATACATGGATCCCCTCCACATGCGTTGAAGGCAATGGATCCTGGAGGGTTGGTATTGTATATCGGATCTTTATCCAAAACCGTCGCTTCCGGTCTCCGCATGGGATGGTTGATCGGGCCGCAGGAAATATTGGATCGTCTCGCTGATGTTCGTCAGCAGATGGACTACGGACTCAGTATTTTCCCTCAATGGATTGCGCATCAATTTCTGTCTTCGCAGGAATTTATGGAACATGTGAGTACATTGAAAAACAGACTAATGGATCGACAACAGTTCTTTGTATCGATCATCCAAAAACACTTACAGGAGAAAGTGGAGTTTATCCTGCCACAAGGGGGAATTCATTTGTGGTGCAAACTGAAGACACCCATTCGAGATGGAAAATTATTGGACGCAGCAATCCAACAAAGCGTTCTTTTTGTCCCTGGCAGCGTCTATGGGTCACCGGACGGATTTGTGCGTTTCACCTATGCAAGAGCTCCAAAAGATCAGATGGAGGAAGGGGTTCAGCGTTTTAAAAAAGCATTGTCTATTTTTGGCGTATGA
- a CDS encoding TauD/TfdA family dioxygenase, with product MSTGSENKLQSWSYENTEEQSHVITLTQDEKKQVKNIIEQFPPLDLESIHDDLLTRVQLASFQLPYRIVERILRFRRSPEKGVLLVRNLPTDPELPPTPKDARPSPQKKTHSSEYTLLIHMLFLGEPIIYTEEKEGKLINDICPVQGTDHTQEHTGSKKSFPFHTENAFHPYRPDHLGLICLRSDHDQKAQTPVASIIDALPLLPSAAITLLRKPLYRIRPTQMFKHHEDDQQMVAVLSGSLLEPDMRMHFRLMEGINPEAQWALDQLKSTLQQVALHYVLTPGDLFLINNRRVVHGRSTFTPCYDGNDRWIQRMFTVQDFQRSSFSRGKGQHLCVPLHVEFSVH from the coding sequence ATGTCTACTGGGTCGGAAAATAAACTTCAATCATGGAGTTATGAAAACACTGAGGAACAGAGCCATGTCATCACCTTAACGCAGGATGAAAAAAAACAGGTTAAAAATATTATAGAGCAATTTCCTCCTTTGGATCTTGAATCGATCCATGATGACTTGTTAACCCGTGTTCAATTGGCAAGCTTTCAACTGCCTTACAGAATAGTAGAAAGGATTTTGCGTTTTCGTCGCTCACCTGAAAAAGGTGTTTTATTGGTGAGAAACTTACCAACTGATCCGGAATTACCGCCTACTCCAAAGGATGCCAGGCCTTCCCCGCAAAAAAAGACACATAGTAGTGAATACACTTTGTTGATTCACATGTTATTTTTAGGTGAACCCATCATTTATACGGAGGAGAAAGAAGGCAAACTAATAAACGATATTTGCCCGGTACAAGGGACAGATCACACACAAGAACATACCGGTTCTAAAAAATCATTTCCCTTTCATACGGAAAATGCCTTTCATCCGTATAGACCGGACCATTTGGGGTTGATTTGTCTGCGTTCGGATCACGATCAGAAAGCTCAAACGCCGGTCGCCTCGATTATCGATGCTTTGCCTTTGCTCCCCAGTGCAGCCATTACGTTATTGAGAAAGCCTTTATACCGGATTCGCCCCACACAGATGTTTAAACATCACGAAGATGACCAACAGATGGTGGCTGTGTTATCGGGCAGTTTACTTGAACCGGATATGCGTATGCATTTTCGTCTAATGGAGGGAATCAATCCGGAAGCGCAATGGGCATTGGATCAATTAAAATCCACATTGCAACAGGTAGCCCTTCATTATGTTCTGACTCCAGGTGATCTGTTTCTCATCAATAACCGAAGGGTTGTTCACGGGCGATCCACATTCACTCCTTGTTATGATGGAAATGATCGTTGGATTCAACGAATGTTTACAGTTCAAGATTTTCAACGTTCCAGTTTTAGCCGAGGAAAAGGCCAACACCTCTGTGTTCCGTTACATGTGGAGTTTTCCGTTCACTGA
- a CDS encoding nucleoside recognition domain-containing protein, protein MEEPDHTGVRNIQWFRGLKTGLKTTWELSKIVFPVTLAVTILRETPVIDVLAGVVEPATSWFGLPGEAAIPLVLGNLVNLYAAIGAILTMDLTVKQVFVLSVILSFAHNLILESAFLRKVGISISLIVSIRLALAAFFGGLVHLIWDGGEEKAQFGWVPAVESNPAGLNEVLVGGLQTAASGVLQLAAVVIPLMIAIQIMHDCRVLDRSSKWIKLFIQPLGISSRGSVAIASGLFFGLIYGTGVIIQQAKEKKFSQREMTLILVFLASCHAAFEDTLIFLPLVSSGIWILLLLRLFSAIVLTLVISRFWPANERRSVVSNQ, encoded by the coding sequence ATGGAAGAGCCAGATCATACAGGAGTACGTAACATTCAGTGGTTTCGTGGTTTAAAAACGGGATTAAAGACCACATGGGAGTTATCAAAAATTGTATTTCCTGTTACATTAGCGGTAACGATACTTCGCGAGACACCTGTGATCGATGTGTTGGCCGGTGTGGTAGAACCGGCTACCAGTTGGTTTGGGTTGCCAGGAGAGGCCGCGATTCCTCTTGTTTTGGGGAACTTAGTAAATTTGTATGCTGCCATTGGTGCCATTCTCACCATGGATTTGACCGTTAAACAAGTGTTTGTTCTATCCGTCATTCTAAGTTTTGCCCATAATTTGATATTGGAGTCTGCTTTTCTTCGCAAAGTGGGGATCAGTATTTCCTTGATCGTTTCGATCCGCCTGGCTTTAGCCGCTTTCTTTGGCGGCCTGGTCCATTTGATTTGGGATGGCGGGGAAGAAAAAGCGCAGTTCGGATGGGTACCCGCCGTAGAGTCCAATCCTGCTGGGTTAAATGAGGTATTGGTTGGAGGACTGCAAACAGCGGCTTCTGGTGTTTTACAGTTGGCTGCAGTCGTGATTCCATTGATGATTGCCATTCAGATCATGCATGATTGCAGGGTGCTGGATCGTTCTTCTAAATGGATTAAGCTGTTTATACAACCGCTGGGGATTTCGTCAAGAGGCTCGGTGGCCATTGCAAGTGGTCTTTTCTTTGGATTGATCTATGGCACCGGTGTGATCATCCAACAAGCGAAGGAAAAAAAGTTTTCACAACGAGAAATGACCTTAATATTGGTTTTCCTCGCTTCTTGTCATGCCGCTTTTGAAGATACATTGATTTTCCTTCCTCTCGTCAGTTCAGGTATATGGATATTGCTTCTCCTCCGACTTTTTTCCGCGATCGTTCTGACTCTCGTAATTTCTCGGTTTTGGCCTGCAAATGAGCGTCGTTCTGTCGTTTCTAATCAATAA